Below is a window of Anas platyrhynchos isolate ZD024472 breed Pekin duck chromosome 13, IASCAAS_PekinDuck_T2T, whole genome shotgun sequence DNA.
GCGAGGCGCGGCGGCATCTCCTCCTTTTCCCGGCAGCGCACGGCTCGCCGCCGCTCTGTGCCACGCTGCCAGGAAGGGGACCCCGGTGCCCGGCACCCACAGGTGGTCCTAGGGGTGCCCCGTGGGGCACAGCGGGGTTTGGCGTCCCCCTTCGCCCCGAGCCCTGGTGGATTTGGGGGGCTGGCGCTGTATCGGCGCCCCCACCCCGCGGTGCTGGTGCTGATAACCACGTCCAGATGTGGAGGGGGCAGGGCAGGATCTGACGCTGCTCGGCGGTGTTGTGGCGGCAGGGGCATTCTCCAAAATTCCTGCTTGCTTTTTGCAGCCCAGAGCGGGGATTGGGTAATCGGGTGTTTACCCGCCTAGGTGCTCAGCCCCCAAACGTCTCATCAACGTGTGTGCTCCAGGCTCGCCCccgcacccatgggtgctcggGCAGGGGGGAGCAGGGATCGGGGCGCTGGGGCTGGCTTCGAGGTGTCCCCGCTGTGCTCGGCTGCAGGTCAACCTCTCGGCACTGGTGAACGACACCAGCTGCTGGGACCAGCCCACCCTCGTCCCCGCCACTTCCCACAAGGTGGACCTGTTCAACGGGCACCTGGCCGGCGTCCTCCTCACCTCCATCTTCGTCTCCGTCCACGAGAACGTCACCATGGCCCACCTGGGCACGGCGCAGGGACGCATCCTGCAGGTGGGTGCTGGCTGTAGGTTGGGGCGGGGTGCGGGGTGCCCgggggggtgctgagccccgctccccacccCGCTGCAGATGGTGCTGCAGCGCTCCAGCTCCTACGTCGTCCCCTTGGCCAACTTCTCGCTGGAGGAGCCGGCGCCGCTGCGGCACGTGGTGAGGCTGCAGGAGGACTCACTGCTCTTCGCCGCCGGCACCAAGGTGAGCAGGAGGGGGGCCAGGATGGGACATGGGGCCAGCCCCCCCGCACCTCCTGCTCACCTCCATTCGGTGTCCCCAGGTGTGGCGCGTGAATGTCACCGGCCCGGGCTGCCGCCACTTCTTGACCTGCGACCGCTGCCTGCGTGCCGAGCGCTTCATGGGCTGCGGCTGGTGCGGGGACGGGTGCACGCGGAGCCACGAGTGCAACGGCACCTGGGTCCGGGACAGCTGCCTGCCCATCCTCACCCATGTAGGTCCGCGGCGGTGCCCCTGGCCCCGTGGGGACCTCCTGGAATCGGGCCAgggtgggtggggagggaggcagaaCACGGGGCGGTGTGCGGTGGGACCCCCCCTCCTCAAGCCGGGCACGGTGCCCACCAGGAGGGAGCTCCCCGTGGCCATCGCGTGCTCTCGCTGCCCATCCTGCAGTTCCACCCCAAGAGCGCACCGCTGCGGGGCCGGACGAGGCTGACGCTCTGCGGCATGACCTTCCGCTCCCCGCTGGACCCCACCGCACaccgcggcccccccggcccctacCGGGTGGCGGTGGGAGGGCGAAGCTGCAGCGTGCTGCTGAACGAGAGCTGGGCCAGGTGAGGGGAGCGTGGGGGGGGATGTCtgtgcccccctccccgtcccgcCGCTGATCCCTTGCCGCCCCGCAGGCCGCAGCCCGCCTCCCGCCTCAAGGACTTCGTGGACGTGCTGGTGTGTGCCCTGGAGCCTGGGGGGCCGGCGGTGGCAGGGCCGGCCGACGTGGTGCTCAGCGTGATGGAGCCCCGCAAGGCCTCGGGCTTCAGCGTTCAGGGCTCTGCCACCCTCGGCGGCTTCTTCTTCGTGGTAATGTCCCCGTGCCAGCAGCGGTGCCAGCCCCGGGGTGGCGCGGGCTGGGCGCTCGTTTGGGTGGGGGCACTGGTTCACTGCCCGCCCCGCTGCCCCTGTCTCTGCCCAGGAGCCCCAGGTCAGCTCCCTGCACCCCAGCTTCGGTCCCCAGGGCGGTGGCACCCTCCTGTCCCTTGGCGGCACCAACATCTCGGCGGGGAGCAGCTGGGAGGTGACGATCAACGGCTCCAAGTGTCCTctggcccagcagcccaggTACGTCCCGGCCATCACCCCTGGCCATCGCGGGGTCCCAGGCACAAGGATGGGCATGAGGCCGCCCACGTGGCCCCGctgtcccctccagcccccggCACTCTGTCCCCAGCCAGGATGAGGGGAAGATTCGATGCACGGCTCCCGCTGCCGCCCACCTGGGCGCAGCCTCGGTAGCCCTGTGGATCGATGGGGAGGAGTTCCCAGCCCTGCCGTCCTTCCAGTACCGCCCCGACCCCTCCGTCTGGGGCATCGTCCCCAACTGCAGCTACGAGTGAGTGTGTGGGGACAGCCCTGAAATTATCCCCCCAGGCTGGGTTGGCTGGGGTGGTGTGGACCGCGTGCACCCTGGGGGGACCACAGGGAAACCTTGGGGACCGCGTGCACCCTGGGGGGACCACAGGGAAACCTTGGGGACCGCGTGCACCTGGGGGGACCATATACACCCTGGGGGGACCATATACACCCTGGGGGGACCATATACACCCTGGGGACCGCGTGCACCCCCCCCAGTGCTCTGACCCCCGCCCACCACAGGGGCTTGATGCTCACCCTCATCGGCTCCCACCTGGACTCGATGTATCGCGCCAAGATCCGCTTCGAGGCTGCTGGCGAGAAGACCGAAACCACGGTAGGTGCCGAGGCAGGAGGCTGTCACCCCCGGGGTGTCCCCGGCCGtggcagcagcccagcacccGCCTGCAGGTGTGCGAGGGCCCGCAGCTGCCCGAGCGGCTGCTGTGCCGCAGCCCGGCCTTCCCCTTCGAGACCAAGCTGGAGACGGTGCTGGGGAACCTGAGCGTGCTGCTGGAAGGCGCTGCCGGCCGCCAGCTCTTCCGCCTGCGCTACTTCCCCAGGCCCCGGGTCTTCCCCTTCGAGCAGCAGGGCAAGCAGAGGCACTACCGCCTCAAACCCGGTGACGACGAGGTGGAGGTGAATGTATGTAGGGGAGCGGGGTGCGCGGGGGGGGCGATGCCGGGGCCGGCCGGGCTCAGCGCTGTCTGTCCGGGCAGCAACTGGGGCTGGACGCCGTGGCCGGCTGCATGAACATCACCATGACGGTGGGGGGCCGGGACTGCCACCCCAACGTGCTGAAGAACAAGGTGATGTGCCACGTGCCCCACAACCTACGCCTGCCCCCAGCTGGGGCCCTCGTGAAGGTAGGCACCCCCCAGTACTCCCCCCTCCTCGTGCCCTGCTCCCTCTGGCCCCGCTGAGCCCCTGCTCCCCCAGATCTGCATGAACAGCGACTGCCACACACTGGGCTTGGTGCTGGCCGCCTCCTCGCTGGacctggctgccagcctggccctgggcaCCGGTGTCACCTTCCTGGTCTGCTGCatcctggctgctgtgctgctccgCTGGCGCTGGAGTAAGAGGAGGGGTGAGTGCTGCTGCTAGCCGGCTGTCCCGGACCCACCCCGTGCCCGTGGTGTCACCCCATGCCCACGGTGCCACCCCGTGCCCTACCCGCAGGGACGGAGAacctggagctgctggtgcaCCCCGGCCGGAGCGAAGCCTCTGCCATCACCCAGCGCCCTGGTGTTGACTACCGGGACGTGCGGGGTAAGCGGTGCTGGGGTGAGCGTGTCGGGGCGCTGGGGCCGTGCCCGGTGCCTGACGGTGCCCCCCTGCCCACAGTGGGAGCGCTGCccgctgcaggcagccccatcCTGGCCAGGCCCCATGTGCACATTGGCGGTGCTGCGGGCGGCGGCTCCCCGGTGCCCCTGCTCAGGTCCACGTCCTGCTGCCTGGAGGACCTGCGGccggagctgctggaggaggtgaAGGACATCCTCATCCCCGAGGAGCGGCTCGTCACCCACCGCCACCAGGTCATCGGCAAAGGTGACAACTCGCCCCGGGGCAGTTTGGCCAGGCTGTCACCTCCCGGCTCCCCCGGCTTCATTGCTGCATGTCCCCACAGGGCACTTCGGGAGCGTGTACCACGGCACCTACACGGACCCGCTGCTGGGCGCCCTGCACTGCGCCGTCAAGTCCCTGCACCGTGAGTCAGCGCCCGCTCCCGCGGCACGGCCCCGCGGCACGGCCCCGCGGCACGGCCCCGCGGCACGGCGCCCCATGGCTCGGCTCCCCACAGGGATCACGGacctggaggaggtggaggagttCCTGCGCGAGGGCATCCTGATGAAGAGCTTCCACCACCCGCAGGTGCTCTCGTTGCTCGGGGTCTGCCTGCCCCGCCACGGGCTGCCCCTCGTCGTCCTGCCCTACATGCGCCACGGGGACCTGCGGCACTTCATCCGCAGCCAGGAGAGGGTACGGGGGTGCCCGGGAGGGGTGGAGAGTGTGTAAGGGGGGACTGAGCTCACCTCGCTCACTGCTCCTACCCCACAGAGCCCCACGGTGAAGGATCTCATCGGCTTCGGGCTCCAGGTGGCTCTGGGCATGGAGTACCTGGCCCAGAAAAAGTTTGTGCACCGCGACCTGGCGGCCAGGAACTGCATGTGAGTGGGGCCGGCCTGAGggtgcccccacccccagcaccccgacgtgccccaggctgcagcgggcaccctggggtgctgtCCCCAACCCTTCCCTGCAGGCTGGACGAGACGCTGACGGTGAAGgtggctgactttgggctggcGCGGGATGTTTTCGGCAAGGAGTACTACAGCATCCGGCAGCACCGGCACGCCAAGTTGCCCGTCAAGTGGATGGCGCTGGAGAGCCTGCAGACCCAAAAATTCACCACCAAGTCGGACGTGGTAGGCGcatcccccctccccatcccctgtcccctgtccccgtccccatccctgtccccctgtcccGGCACTCTGCTCCGCAGTGGTCCTTCGGGGTGCTCATGTGGGAGCTGCTGACGCGGGGCGCGTCGCCGTACGCCGAGGTGGATCCCTACGACATGGCCCGCTACCTGCTGCGGGGCCGGCGCCTGCCgcagccacagccctgccccGACACGCTGTgagtggggcaggggaggggggcacagcggcgggacccccccgggggatgctgctggtgcTAACGGGGATGTCGGGGCAGGTACGGGGtgatgctgagctgctgggcGCCTGCGCCCGAGGAGAGGCCGTCCTTCTCGGGGCTGGTGGGTGAGCTGAAACGCGTGCTGGCCTCGCTGGAGGGCGAGCACTACGTCAACCTGGCCGTCACCTACGTCAACCTGGAGAGCGGCCCCCCCTATCCCCCCGCCCCCTTGGACCAGCAGCCTGACGGCGAGGATGAGGAGGGTGCtgaagatgaggatgaggaCGTGCGCTGACGGGCGCTCTGCTCCGTGGGGTCTCCCGGGTCCCGTGGGCACGCGCCCCCAGGGAGGGACGTGGGGtgcagctgggtgctgtgtGGCACCCTGCCCACGGGGTGGGCGCTGGGTGCTGCTCTTCCGTGCCTTGATGGGACCCCCGTGGTGTCCCTCAGCCCCAGTCCGGTGCCAGCTCAGTGCTGCGGGCCCCGTGCTCAGCCCCAGCGAGTGCTATGGGGCGGCCTGAGCCGACGAGGTGTCCCAAGGGGTTTTGGCCCCCCTCCGGACAAATTCAGCGTTTTTTGGTTGAATGACtgataaaaaaatgaattttatttttccctggtGGGTGCCGTGTGCTCTGCCCGCggtgagggctgggggcacccactGTGCCAGCCACGGGAGGGCACCTGCGGGCCGGTTCCAGGgccaccccatgtccccaggggcCACCCGGGAGGTGACACCGGGTGACTTGGACACAAACCTTCCCCGTGCCTTCTGTGGCAAAGCACAGCcctggcagctctgccagcagctctgcaccggggggggcagcaggggtgCCCCCAGGGCTGCGCTGGGGCACGGGGACGCGCTGCTGGTGGCACCGTGGCAGTGGGCACCGTGTCaccccccagtgccaccagctgCCAGCCACTGCTGCCCACCCTGTGTGGGACCAGGGCtgaggggacagccagcacgCACTGCAGCGGAGGGATCCGAGGGGACAGGGCCCAGGAGGGGACATCGGTGACATTTGGCAACGCAGGAGCCACCGAAACGTGGCCACAGCCTGCGCTGGCTTGAAATATCCCCTCCTCGGCTGCTCGTTAAGCAGCGCTGCAGCCCGGGGACACGTCAGCTCCCATCAGCAGAGCTGTCCATCCCCGGCAGCACCTCGCACCTGCACCGGCCGCTCTCGGCAGGGTATTTTTAGCCGCCGCTCCCGGCAGagctctgcctcagtttccccgcGGCGGGGCTGAACCGCCTGGGTGCGGGGGTCCCCCCTGGTCCCAGCGCCACGGTTTCGGGTGAGCTGCTGAGTTGCTGTGGCAACGGGAAGGGCTGAACCCGAACCGGGAGGCGAGCGGGGATGCGGGGATGCGGggtggcagggaaggagggaaggggatcAGGGGCACGGCTGCAGCAGGGATGCGGGGACGGAGGCGTGGGTGGACAGAGGGATGGAGGCACGGAGggaaggctgcagggaggggtggatgcagctggctgctccccCCCCTAAATTTGCTGGTGGAGATGACAGATTTCAGGCTAACGCACATTTATCCTGCCCTAATTACACGGCTGGAGACGAGGAGCAAACACCCCCCAGTTAGTGCCACAGCCGTGTGGCGGCACAGGGGACACAGCGAGGGGACCCGGCTGGGTGGCATCCCCCAGCTcatgcagcacccagcacccagctgagGGGCCTGGGGGCATCTAGgggagcacccaagggtgggCACCGGGCAAACAGCACCCAGCAGATAGCACCCCGAGGTGCCGCCCcgccaggctgcagcacagcacccaggCGGGCCGCTCCGGCAGCACGCCCTGCGCACGCAGcagtttaaatgttttatttggggAAAGTGCTGTCGTTAGCAGGGATTAATTATTAAAATCGGAGCCATCTATAATAGATGAGTGGCCgggcgcggggctgcgggcacagccctgctgctccccggggAAGGTGGCAGCGCCTGGGGACGCGCTGGGTGGCACTTGGTGGCTGCGGCCCCGTCCATGGGCACCTCGTGCTGGTGGCACTCCCAGCACTGGGTGGCAAAGGGGGAGCAGTGGCTCAGGGACAGGCAGAGCACTGCATGCAGCCACCCCCAGGGCATCGAGGCAGGGGGGACACCCCAATCGGGATGGGCAACGTTGTGCCAAATCAGCATGAAAAGCCGGGAGCCGGTTCTCCGGCATCAAAGAGCCCCGCAAAGACCGGCAGGAGCCACCGGTGGCGGCGAGCTGTTTTTAGCTCCTGCTCGAATGCTGGGGAGCAGGCGTGATCGAGCGGCCTCCCGTCTGgagcggcggcgcggggccATTTTTAGCAGTGAGCGAGTTTTTGCTAACGAAGCCTGCGAGCAGCAGCGCTGCTGGGGCGCGCCGACCGTGCCCggcacccacagccccacatAGCGGCACCCGCTGAGCCCGGAGAGCTCGGCTGGCCCTCGGGGctcctggggagctctgctggcCCCCGGGGAGCACTTGGTTACAcagcttttcctcctcttcccacaCCGCAGACGGCGTCTGTCCTTAGGGGGACCCTTTGCCCAGTCTCCATGCCCGGTCTGGAGCTTCGCAAAACGCGCCCAGCAGCCCCTGTCCTCCCCGGTGCACACCAACGGAGTTTTTCCCACCAAAGAGCCCTGGGTCGTTGGAtttcccccccaaccccacccagCTCCTTGCACTTCGTGCCCTCCCCCTGGGCTCAGGGGCTGTGAGAGCCCCGGGACCACCAAAGTGCCCTCAATGCCTCGCGGGAACCGTGGCCACCGCGGGACGCCCACGGCCACGCCGACCCCGCTGCCATGCGTGGATCCTGCTGCTGACCCCAAAAAGGGTctgggggtgtgtggggggcaACTCCCCCGTGCTTTTTCTCTGGACCTCCCGAAAGGAGGGGATGGGGTTTATTTGGAGGGGATGGGGTTTATTTGGCCCCGTTGCCAGGCCGACGCGCGGCGCAATTACCGCTGATTGCCTGCTGGTTGCCATGGCGATGGTGAGCACGCAGGGATGCGGTGCCATGTGGCGCTTGAGTCACGGGCACGTTGCGCCCCCCCCACCGTGCCCCCCAGGCTggcactgcagccccccagACACACGTGTGGGGCACAGGGGGGCGGCTGGGGATGTCCCCGAGGAGAGGGCGGCACCCCACGGCCGGCTGGGGGCTCTCCGAGAGGTGCTGGGAAAGATTTGGGGCGTGTGGGGCAGTGGGGGCGTGGGGTGGTGGATATGAGGGTGCAGGGCGCTGGGTGCACGGTGCAGTGGGTGCATGAGGAGTGGGTCAAGACACAGCAGGCACAAGCAGAGCCCATCGCCCCAAAGCGGGGCGCTGGGTGGGCTTGGACCCCAGGCAAGAGCCAGGGCTGCGGGGCGCCACGGGGCCCGGGGTTGGTTTGGCGCAGGCATCCCACTTCTTGTGCCAGGAGGGAGCCCCgtggcgggcgggcgggcgatGCCGCGGCAGCTCACCGTCCCACCGGGTCGGCCCTCGTCCAGCGAGCAGCCGCAGGGCAGGCCCGAGGCGGTGGTGGGCACCTGCTGATTAATTGCGAGTTACACTCAAGGTTCCCGGGGGGGGCAGAGATTAATAACGGAGCGAGGCGCTGCTTCCAGGCTGTGTGATTAAACTCTTGATTAGAAGCTCAAACTACGGTGCCCTGCTAATTCCCCAGGGCTCGTGTGCTGTTAATTACCTGGCGCGCGTGGCGTTGGGGCCAGGGCCTGGGGCTCGGTGCCACGCGGGATGGGAGCGGGGGGCACAGGGACGCCGAGTCTCGGCAGGGGACACACGTGGATGAGTGTcaggagcagctgggcagcaggcagcaagtgAGGGGTTTGGGGGCCCCATGGTGTTAGGCTGCCACCCTTTTCTTGCCGCTTTGGGGAAGAAAGTGGGACAGTGAGCCCCAACAGCTCTGGCCCCACAGCTGGAGGGATGGAGCTTGAGGGAAATTGCCCAGCTCCCGCAAGATTGTACTTCTGTCCCACACCATGCATTTATCCCATCCTGTCCCGTctcgtcccgtcccgtcccatcccatcccatcccgtcccatccatcccattccatcccaactactccatcccatcccatcccagacCGTCCCAACTGTCCCATCCtatccatcccatcccatcccatcctatcctatcctatctaTTGCAACCATCCTGTCCCATTCCATCCCAACTATCCCGTCCCATCCCTTCCTTTCCCAAttatcccatcccatcccatcccatcccatccatcccaaccatcccatcccatcccaaccatcccatcccaccccatcccatcccatcccatcccatcccataccatccccccccccccaccccccccccacccctccgcCCCTCCCCGCTGACCTGCCCCTCGCGGGGGTCCCCActccccgggggggtccccgtgcCGTGTCCACGTGCGCCCCGTCCCCCGTGGGTGCCGGCTCCCGCGCCCGGGAGGGGCGGGGCGCAAAGTTTGGGGTGACGTcacgggagggggcggggctgaAGCCAGAgcgggggggttggggggaggggagggcccCCCCGCGGTCCCGCCCCCCCCAACTTGCCGCGCCGGGCGCGCGGGGCCGCGCCGCGACGGACcgacggctcggctcggctcggctcggctcggcaccgGCCCGGCTCCGCACGGCGCCCCCCTCCCcgagcggcggcggccccgggccgCGGCCCCCCCTTTGCGGTCGGAGAGGCGACAAGGTGAgcgcggcggccgcggcgggacagcccccgggggggcgggggccgtgccgagccgtgccgtgcccggCCGtgcgccgggggggggccgccgGGGTCGGCCACTTGTTGGCCGGGGGCTGCCGCCCCCCACCTCGCCCCCCTCGGGCCGGCTTCGTGCCCCTCCGagggcccccccccctcccccggccgcGCCGTGCCCGGCTGCGGGTGCGCCCCGACGGCTGCCCCCGAGCCCCGCCGggcgccgcgccccgccgctcgccccccggcccggccgcccccgcgGGACCCCCGCCCGCCGCTCCGTGCGCCGAGCACCCCGctgttccctccctccctccttccctcctccttccctgccctccccgcagccccgctccccactGCGGCAGCGCTCCCCGCTCGCCCCCGGGGAGGCGCTCCCGGCGCTGGGGAGCACCGGGACCAGCTcggggcggggggctcgggaccccccccaagcAGCGGCTGCGCCCCGGCCCGACGCGCTGCCTCTGTCCGCTGCACCCCGGGCTCCCGCTGCCCTCCGTTTTGCTGCACTGGGGGCTCAgaggtgtccccccccccccggcccggccacGTTCTGCGCTCTGCTCCGGCACATCCCTCCCGTGGGACGTGGGGCGCAGCGGGGACCCCCCTGTAACGCCAGcggggcagctgcaggtggaAGCGGGGCCGGAGATGGAGCGGGCCAAGCGGCAGCCCCTGGTCCCCCCGCCGTGGAGCAGAGCcgggttttggggggctgggggagacgCTGGTGAGGGCTGCGCGGCTGCGTCATCCCTCCGTGCCATCCGCACCCGGCCACCCACTTCCCCGCTATTGTCTTACACCCGCTGTTGCTTCTGCTCCGAAATTAGATGCTTCGcagtgttgggggggggggggggcaggctgcGTGCAGGTGCCAGCGCAGCACCCAGCCTCCCCTCCCGCACCCAGGCCTTGCCTGGCTGCCCCTCGCCGTGCGCTCCCCTGCAGGACACGGGGCACTGGGCTGTGCCGAGCCCCCCCGAGCCAGCCCCGGGGCAGGGGACAGTGGCGGTGCTGAGCCTCGGCAGGATGGGGCCTCACCGAAGCAGCAGGAACTCGCTTTATGAGTGCGGATGAGCCGAGCACTCGCGGAGGCAGCGCCACGACCCCGCTACACCGTCCCACCTGGGTCCCCTTCGCGGCCAGCCCTGGCACCACGCAGCCTGGCAGCGCtcccagccagccagccccgctgctgccgACCCGCGGCCACGCTGCCGGCTGCGGGGACAGCCCTCGTCCCCCTCACCCGGGCACGGCAGGGGCAGCGTGGCTTGGCACGGGGACACGGAGCTCAATTCCTGCTGCGATGAGCCGAGCGAGGGCTGGAACGCTGCAGTCGGGGCTACAGCACGAGCACCACGAGTGCTCTCGCACATATGGGCGCTCTGCTCCTCCAGAGCGGGACGGGGACAGCAGCTCTCACCCAGCGAGGGCTTTCCTAATGGGATGGCACCCAGGTGCTGTGCGAGCACTGAGCACCCACCCCACGGGCGCTGCTCGGGGATGGAGGCAGCGAGCGCAGGGAGGAGCGTGCCCGCACCCCTGCCTCGCTGCGCCTGCATCCTGCCCGCTTTTGGGGTCGCTCACCCCATGGAGCACCCCGGTGAGCACCCCAGGTGCCGCAGGCCGGACCCGGGGACGGGGCCAAGCCCCCGCGGGTGGGTCGGGTGCTGCCGGGTGCTGCCCGTCCCTGCCCCCTCCGCAGGATGTGCCGCTTTCTGCATCTCCAGCTCCCATTGCCATAGCAACAGGCGCAGCGCTTGGGTACCCGCCGTGCCGGCGCCCGCATCCCGCTCAGCCATCCTGGCCCACCGGGGTGGCGGGCGCtgccggcacggcacggcaaggccagcacggcttggcacggtgTTCGGGGAGGTTTGGGCCATGGGTGCTTCTGGCACCACGCCGTGTCCCGCTGCGGCTGAGCAGGACGCAGGGAGCCCTCGGGGTCTCATGAACCGTCAGAAAATCCCAGCGGTTGGAACTTCTTCCCTGTAAtggggtgggaaaggggaaaaatcccTTTGTCCCGAACAGGGTCTGGGTTCGGAGGGGCCCCAGCAGGAAAACCGAGGTCACGACATCGCTGCTAAAGGGCTGCACGTCGGGCAGCACGCAGCGGGTGATGCCCAGGCTGGAGAAGCGTCACCATGGGGCAGAAACAGGCTGAGAAACAGGAGCTGCTCTGGTCGCCTCCGCTCGcttccccagcaggctgctcctgGCTCTGGCTACGGAATAAACTCATTAACGAGCCCGCAaatgggggctgggggcgggctGGCAGCCCAGCCAGGCAGGGTGGCTGGGTGCCGCAGGGATGGGTGCACAGCGCTGCGCCTTGCCGGGTTTCGTGTTAATTAGCGCAGCTCgggtggggctggggcaggcagcggggccggggcgctcACTGCCTTCTCTGCCCTTCCAGCACTGGGCCCTGCAATGCCGTTTGGCTGCGTGACGCTGGGGGACAAGAAAGATTATAACCAGCCGTCCGAGGTGACCGACAGATATGACCTGGGCCAGGTCATCAAAACGTGAGTCTGTCCCTCCCGGGCCCCGGGGGCGCCCCTGGGGACCCGAACCCCACGCCGAGGGACAGGGAGCGCAgtggtttggggctgggggcactcaGGGCGCTTTCCCTGTGACAAATCCCCGTTCCCAGTGGGTGCCCCGAGTTCCTCGCTGCCTGCTCTGAGGACGGGGCTGCTGATGGTGGCGAGGTTCCCCTCCACGGCTGCTCGCTGATAGCACCTCCGATAAcccatccctcctcccctcccgaATATCTGCTGGGATTGCAGCAATCCTGCAGAGCCGGGGCTCCCCGCAGCACCTCccgggagcagggcaggagaggtGACGCGGATGTCACTTGGGGTGCAAGTTTTTCTCGTGGTGCAGAAGGAGAAGCCGTGGGATCCAGCTGCCAACAGAGACCGATGAGACCCCAAAGCACCCAGCAGGGATTTTGTCATTGGGCTCCGAGGTGCTGAGGGTGCTTGGCCACGGCGCTGGGCATCTGAGAGCTGGGGATGCCCGGAGGGGCGGTGCTGGGTGGCCGCGGGGACTCTTTTGGGTGCTGCCCGAGCCTGGCTCCGTTCTAAAAGCAGCCCCTCCGTTTGGGTCCTGGCTCCCCTACATCCCTCGAGGGTTTTGGCACGGCCAGGCAGGGTTGGGGGGGGTGGAAAGCTGAGGGCTGAGAGTCCCCACGGCCCCTGCCTGTGCCGAAGGGCTCCAACACCATTAATAACAGACCAGGACCGTTTCACTGCCCTCAGGCAGCTGGCGCCTCTcaccttcctccttccccaacGCGGCACTTGAATTAATCCTgaggcaggctgctgctgttcagCCTCGGTGCTGAGGGGGTTGCAGCATCCATCTGCCTGCAAGTGCTGTGCGGGGACAGGATCAGTCCCACCCCGTGCTCAAGGAGCCCCCGTGGCCCTGTGGTGGGGAAGGGGCTTTCTTCTTACCtatttccccccacccccttcctaTTGATTTGCTGATTTGAGATGgatccccccttcccccccccccccgctgccttGCAGGGAGGAGTTCTGCGAAATCTTCCGGGCGAAGGAGAAGACATCGGGCAAGCTGTACACCTGCAAGAAGTTTCTGAAGCGGGACGGGCGCAAGGTGCGGAAGGCGGCCAAGAACGAGATCATCATCCTCAAAATgtgagtgctggggctgggcggCGCCGGGTCGGACCCCGCGGCcgcagggggggggggcacccaaacacccacccacccacccaccgcCATCCCCTGGGCGCCGCAGGGTGAAGCACCCCAACATCCTGCAGCTGGTGGACGTCTACATCACCCGCAAGGAGTACTTCATCTTCCTGGAGCTGTAAGCGGGGCagaggggcggcggggggccggggggagggCTGCGGCCGTGCCGCGGGGCTGCCGGCAGCCTGCTC
It encodes the following:
- the MST1R gene encoding macrophage-stimulating protein receptor isoform X1, yielding MGPPCHTRLLLVLALAPLLADAWQCPRIPYSSTRNFSVPYTLPSFDAGGPVQNIAVFANPPIAFVAVRNRILLVGPELSRRSVLITGPTDSAECEICHLCPAAAGGPGPEDVDNVLLLLDPRELWLYSCGTARHGLCYLHKLQVRGDEVTIGDTHCLYSATGNSPTFCPDCVASPLGTSGTVVDDSYASFFYFGSTVNSSVAARYSPQSVSVRRLKGTLDGFADTFQWLTVLPPYRDTYPIRYVHSFTTKEHVYFLTVQPECPGSKSFHTRLVRLSTGRYDLRRYHELVLDCRFESKRRRRGAEEDTERDVAYNVLQAAHAVLPGERLARDLGIDRSEKVLFGAFAESQPESPVPRDSSAVCAFPLRLLNQAIEEGMDKCCGTGAQTLRRGLSFFQPQEYCPHSVNLSALVNDTSCWDQPTLVPATSHKVDLFNGHLAGVLLTSIFVSVHENVTMAHLGTAQGRILQMVLQRSSSYVVPLANFSLEEPAPLRHVVRLQEDSLLFAAGTKVWRVNVTGPGCRHFLTCDRCLRAERFMGCGWCGDGCTRSHECNGTWVRDSCLPILTHFHPKSAPLRGRTRLTLCGMTFRSPLDPTAHRGPPGPYRVAVGGRSCSVLLNESWARPQPASRLKDFVDVLVCALEPGGPAVAGPADVVLSVMEPRKASGFSVQGSATLGGFFFVEPQVSSLHPSFGPQGGGTLLSLGGTNISAGSSWEVTINGSKCPLAQQPSPRHSVPSQDEGKIRCTAPAAAHLGAASVALWIDGEEFPALPSFQYRPDPSVWGIVPNCSYEGLMLTLIGSHLDSMYRAKIRFEAAGEKTETTVCEGPQLPERLLCRSPAFPFETKLETVLGNLSVLLEGAAGRQLFRLRYFPRPRVFPFEQQGKQRHYRLKPGDDEVEVNQLGLDAVAGCMNITMTVGGRDCHPNVLKNKVMCHVPHNLRLPPAGALVKICMNSDCHTLGLVLAASSLDLAASLALGTGVTFLVCCILAAVLLRWRWSKRRGTENLELLVHPGRSEASAITQRPGVDYRDVRVGALPAAGSPILARPHVHIGGAAGGGSPVPLLRSTSCCLEDLRPELLEEVKDILIPEERLVTHRHQVIGKGHFGSVYHGTYTDPLLGALHCAVKSLHRITDLEEVEEFLREGILMKSFHHPQVLSLLGVCLPRHGLPLVVLPYMRHGDLRHFIRSQERSPTVKDLIGFGLQVALGMEYLAQKKFVHRDLAARNCMLDETLTVKVADFGLARDVFGKEYYSIRQHRHAKLPVKWMALESLQTQKFTTKSDVWSFGVLMWELLTRGASPYAEVDPYDMARYLLRGRRLPQPQPCPDTLYGVMLSCWAPAPEERPSFSGLVGELKRVLASLEGEHYVNLAVTYVNLESGPPYPPAPLDQQPDGEDEEGAEDEDEDVR